TGGAGAGTCTCATGTTGGGCAAAGTAAGTTACAAGTCTATTGCAATATGAGTTTATTGAGTTTTGATTTTGGATTTATACCTCGTGTGATTTACTTCTATTGTCAGCGTGTTAAATTTAGTCCAATCAAGAATAACAATGATGTTTTATCACCATCACTGTAGTTTTCTGTTGTGTGGGAGCTCTTGCTATTACAGGGTCTCTGCATAATATCGACAAAGACCTTCTCGGGTGGTGGTTGTGTGAGCGGCAAGTCAAATCTGGAGGTCTTAATGGGCGCCCAGAGAAACTTCCAGATGTATGTAGAATTCTTATTTAAAAAGaactttgtttattttttataagatacATTTAGAGCCCTGCATCTTGGACCTCCACTTATTCATTGAATCATTTGAGCTAGTCTCCAGTGGCAAAAGAAACAAATATTTGTTAAAGCCTATTGAATTAGTTTTCTTAACTAGGTCTGCTATTCATGGTGGGTCCTTTCTAGCCTGATCATGATTGACAGAGTACATTGGATTAACAAGGAAAAACTTGTGAAGTTCATCTTAGACTGCCAGGTAATCTTATAACTATGCAAAGTACTCTTATCTTTCAGATCATCATGTTGGGAACAGGGACATTTTCACTCTTACCTCTGAGGATTTTGGTTAATTTTTGTAATCTCAGGATGTAGAAAATGGAGGAATTTCATATAGACCAGATGATGCAGTTGATGTCTACCACACATACTTTGGTGTAGCTGGTAAAATTACTTgagttctttcattttcttttgaaTTTGCATGCCGACCTCTCTCTATGAAAGTTAACAGTCTAGGATGCATTGCATTTTGAAAGCATCTGTAATGCCAAAATTTCGGGTCATCTGAGGTGTTATGTATTACTATTACTCACTAATACTTGTGAACTCTATGTGGGTCTTACAATTGTATTAACCACATGACCTTTGAAACGGCATATCAGGTAATATAAGATAATATATtatgtataatataatataatgtatatatatctatataatggCATATAAGAAACGGCATATAAGATAATataatgtataatgatatattttAAGAAAAACTATTAAACTGTTATTGGGAAGTTAAatcatataaataaaataaaaaaagtcacttttgacatatatatatttatatatttttctacatATAACTTGACAACATGAGTCAGGTTTGTAAAAAGATGTTTTtgaagattttttttatatatattggcTTTTAGATGACGAGGAATGGATTAAGACAGAAAACTTAAAGTTGTTATTGCTATGGAGAAAGTGGTCACCAATTAGTTTCTctgtcttatttatttatttttatacagATGGTTTTGGTGGCAACATTGGGCATGATCCACATGTAATATATACCCTAAGTGTTGTGCAAGTTTTAGCCCTCTTTGACAAGCTTGATGTTCTAGACGTTGAGAAGGTGTCAAATTGTATCATTTTTACCATTTGTTTATGTTCAAAGTACTTTTACACAAGTTTGAAAAGAAATCTTCTTTCATCTTattacaaatgttttattttagtCCATGGTTAATTTTTCAGAGACAGTGTTTCAAGTGATCTTCTTTGTTCTGTTTTAATCACTTTTCCAACTTTCTAAAGACATTTTAGTGaaagaaaaatcaaacaaaaGGAAGAATAAAAGGTCGGAGTTCAGGTATTTTTAAGCAACAGCATTTGATTAATATATGTTTTGAGACTACAATTTAGTCAAATATTATATATGTTATGTTTCTGTCTCTCATTTTCTTTGAACGTGATTTTCTTACAATTTTGTTCAATGATTATGTCAAGACTGCTAAAC
The Humulus lupulus chromosome 6, drHumLupu1.1, whole genome shotgun sequence DNA segment above includes these coding regions:
- the LOC133785747 gene encoding geranylgeranyl transferase type-2 subunit beta 1-like; this translates as MMYSLIFFLSLNYIRFSYIAICCLALVHQLNKINVEKAVKYIVSCKNLDGGFGCTPGGESHVGQIFCCVGALAITGSLHNIDKDLLGWWLCERQVKSGGLNGRPEKLPDVCYSWWVLSSLIMIDRVHWINKEKLVKFILDCQDVENGGISYRPDDAVDVYHTYFGVAGKIT